A single window of Leishmania panamensis strain MHOM/PA/94/PSC-1 chromosome 35 sequence DNA harbors:
- a CDS encoding kinetoplast DNA-associated protein, putative (TriTrypDB/GeneDB-style sysID: LpmP.35.6070), whose translation MFRAVRLLRGVSPFSVFLMDQKNNPSLQGVSIAKRGKILSKMYKELSLRQRRDLQKRAQVHPNLRKAKHHRPPRKTEFAEFVRQNYNVVKGLNYRKRFSALSQLYELHKPIEVQVAKALKDRNAKKVTSAKAAVKKAAAKSKAAKVPRAKKAAPKKASRKK comes from the coding sequence ATGTTCCGCGCAGTGCGTCTTCTCCGCGGCGTTAGCCCCTTTTCCGTCTTCCTGATGGACCAGAAGAACAACCCGTCACTGCAAGGCGTGTCGATTGCAAAGCGCGGCAAGATATTGTCCAAGATGTACAAGGAGCTTTCGctacggcagcgccgtgatTTGCAGAAGAGGGCGCAGGTGCACCCAAACCTGCGCAAGGCGAAGCACCATAGGCCGCCGCGCAAGACGGAATTTGCGGAGTTTGTGCGGCAGAACTACAACGTGGTGAAGGGCCTCAACTACCGCAAGCGGTTCTCTGCCTTGTCTCAGTTGTACGAGCTCCACAAGCCGATCGAAGTGCAGGTGGCGAAGGCGCTTAAGGACAGGAATGCCAAGAAGGTGACCTCGGCCAAGGCGGCAGTGAAAAAGGCCGCCGCCAAGTCAAAGGCGGCCAAGGTACCCAGGGCCAAGAAGGCCGCCCCCAAGAAGGCTTCCAGAAAGAAGTAG
- a CDS encoding hypothetical protein (TriTrypDB/GeneDB-style sysID: LpmP.35.6080), giving the protein MYSDSDIDGYVSEVFSESSDLLTNSEEASLLLEKHEQAISTLVSGYACVFEASDGFFRTQFGSHFLSPDAEDQAMAAVCTCRLSATDVAELLHVPAEEQIADNLRNNGDASPSCAAMPSDHPLTATSLQLSESLKAWVEEGKSSPASRFLCANRESCILIPVDKALNRTMLCSAHQELFVGTKGVGGEGLDIVPGYDHSKAIGWALPLSTDPAVLDVLKSLHPGWRGATPSDVRFWTKSQSKTGSTCIANKVQPKPSRRTWTRGAAMLMLSKERLLARIAAAGDWSNITFVAVDTEAYAVMAHSVPLPAEYAFLPIHSSHASTSSAVLSPLHFFCHPGNVEAENEENVLYNCLNTHLIPYHSATFLTDNFYDKAVLVDRQFVRNPSVILISKGAPSSPTLMDMQALRWLYAAAALQWHNGHTFTALEEKGALEVGNWIPSAEDIYCFDISVLEAVALERGGIADSQGTPSLTHRPNRGARREENGYCWYHSVVNECDLIQGDVHCAMHDAYTLAGRIKAVLPA; this is encoded by the coding sequence ATGTACAGCGACAGTGATATCGACGGCTATGTCTCAGAGGTGTTTAGCGAAAGCAGCGACCTGCTCACCAATTCGGAGGAGGCGAGCCTCCTACTGGAGAAACACGAGCAAGCGATTAGCACCTTGGTTAGTGGCTACGCCTGCGTCTTCGAAGCCAGTGACGGCTTCTTTCGCACACAGTTCGGAAgccacttcctctccccgGATGCTGAAGACCAAGCCATGGCGGCTGTCTGCACCTGCCGACTGAGTGCTACCGATGTGGCGGAGTTGCTCCACGTGCCTGCAGAGGAACAAATCGCCGACAACCTTCGAAACAACGGTGACGCCTCTCCGTCATGTGCAGCGATGCCAAGCGACCATCCCTTAACGGCGACCAGCTTGCAGCTGTCAGAATCCCTTAAAGCTTGGGTCGAGGAGGGCAAATCGTCTCCTGCCTCGCGTTTTCTGTGTGCCAACCGCGAGTCGTGTATTCTAATTCCGGTCGACAAGGCACTAAATCGCACTATGCTGTGCTCCGCTCACCAGGAGTTGTTCGTCGGGACGAagggtgtgggtggtgaGGGGCTCGATATCGTTCCCGGGTACGACCATAGTAAGGCTATTGGGtgggcgctgccgctctccaccGATCCTGCCGTGCTTGACGTTCTGAAAAGTTTGCACCCCGGCTGGCGTGGTGCAACGCCGTCCGACGTGAGGTTTTGGACGAAGAGTCAGAGTAAAACTGGGTCCACATGTATCGCCAATAAGGTCCAACCAAAGCCCTCGCGACGAACATGgacgcgcggcgcagcaatGCTCATGCTCAGCAAGGAGCGTCTCCTCGCCCGcattgctgcagctggtgaCTGGTCAAACATTACTTTTGTTGCTGTGGATACTGAGGCGTACGCTGTGATGGCGCATAGCGTGCCACTTCCGGCCGAGTACGCGTTTCTGCCCATTCACAGCTCACACGCATCGACTAGCTCCGCTGTCCTGTCGCCGCTTCACTTCTTTTGCCACCCTGGTAATGTCGAGGCGGAGAATGAGGAAAACGTCCTGTACAACTGCCTTAACACACACCTAATTCCGTACCACAGCGCCACGTTTCTTACGGACAACTTTTACGACAAGGCTGTCCTGGTGGATCGCCAGTTCGTGCGCAATCCCAGTGTGATTCTCATCAGCAAAGGTGCCCCTTCGAGTCCGACGCTGATGGACATGCAGGCTTTGCGGTGGCTTTACGCGGCCGCTGCGTTGCAGTGGCACAACGGCCACACTTTTACCGCGCtcgaagagaaaggggcgcTGGAGGTAGGGAACTGGATACCGAGTGCAGAGGACATCTACTGCTTTGACATTAGCGTACTGGAGGCTGTCGCTCTCGAACGCGGCGGCATTGCGGACTCACAGGGAACCCCTTCCCTTACCCACCGGCCCAACAGAGGCGctcgaagagaagagaatggGTACTGCTGGTATCACTCAGTGGTAAACGAGTGTGACCTAATTCAAGGTGACGTGCACTGTGCCATGCACGATGCCTACACACTTGCTGGGCGCATTAAAGCAGTTCTGCCTGCATGA
- a CDS encoding hypothetical protein (TriTrypDB/GeneDB-style sysID: LpmP.35.6090), with amino-acid sequence MSVLSERLVTQLLRIRNRELELETKQQELDSKLKQEEDLRRELEVEQEKLAKLRSVQETLEKLNDGSEAKYKAVKEDDELQRKQISEELKRRIAEVDEISRELIQREQDAMARKELLMKQQEIYEEHSGSGKEKFETLLAKREGDVEALTKKKMDNICRTSELQKQLETETEQLIAAKQVQDDLKAKVEEFLARFSVLQTQLKDAKKVYESASTDKDRTTRVLKALESDLAMARRRATTSRGERDKEVAKVTALREKMGALRNQITTIESVTKMLSTPIEDSAVAGPAEPRE; translated from the coding sequence ATGTCTGTCTTATCCGAGCGACTCGTAACACAGCTGCTTCGCATTCGTAACCGCGAACTAGAGCTAGAgacgaagcagcaggagctggacAGCAAGCTGAAGCAAGAAGAAGATCTCCGCCGAGAGCTCGAGGTCgagcaggagaagctggCGAAATTGAGGAGTGTGCAAGAGACTCTCGAGAAGCTAAACGACGGGTCCGAGGCGAAATATAAAGCCGTGAAAGAGGACGACGAGCTTCAGCGAAAGCAGATCTcagaggagctgaagcgACGTATAGCTGAGGTGGATGAGATATCGAGAGAATTGATACAACGTGAGCAGGACGCGATGGCGCGAAAGGAGCTGCTTatgaagcagcaggagatCTACGAGGAGCACTCGGGCTCTGGCAAAGAGAAATTCGAAACGTTGCTGGCGAAGCGCGAGGGCGACGTGGAGGCGCTCACGAAAAAGAAGATGGATAACATCTGCCGTACCTCCGAGCTTCAGAAGCAGCTAGAAACAGAAACAGAGCAGCTGATCGCCGCCAAGCAGGTGCAGGATGACCTCAAAGCCAAGGTGGAAGAGTTCCTCGCTCGCTTCTCTGTTCTTCAAACGCAGCTGAAGGATGCGAAAAAGGTGTACGAGTCTGCTTCAACAGATAAGGACCGTACCACGCGCGTCCTCAAGGCACTGGAGAGCGATCTCGCAATGGCCCGGCGTCGTGCTACGACGAGTCGAGGCGAGCGAGACAAGGAAGTCGCCAAGGTCACTGCTCTGAGGGAGAAGATGGGCGCGTTACGGAACCAAATCACCACCATTGAGAGTGTCACAAAGATGCTTTCCACACCTATAGAGGACAGTGCTGTGGCTGGGCCTGCAGAGCCGCGAGAGTGA
- a CDS encoding hypothetical protein (TriTrypDB/GeneDB-style sysID: LpmP.35.6100): MSEIAAQTFYSISFYKGYLPLKEAQQAQSYVVLALTAEDSTLLYADDAFATCSIGSAQVAAEAPSPAPEGTVTPENIELGHHTSLLSSGTVPSPSPPFISPMTYSPYPPNENCRASPPMLSGSISFSGIHNEASGTAGHDCGVSFYLFHKRDVQPPPIRYYVSPKKVHRCFLGCERSGCSCNRIHFRPGVWRMRLETLPRLPLTVARAGQNVRVAQNHIQPTAGYFFSLGLKAAKVLPAVVPTMCRFNKACRNGISCLYIHTDQTVTPKQTQTSGISLCEWSRHVMDVALSQKEAGRFFEFLDEQGVHTVGDMQVLGNVAFDSLAARVPPQWAEAFLTLSVLRDLDTKMPLQSALMAFPRIEAPVELPVYLNTVGDLLNLTASAFVQLPVAPFVMDVCSLIRARYGTDEAFNIIDLKKEHPNSFFSNATRMIQHFCRTRAHCSWRKHDPTRPVVTSVLTFVDVNRCHCHRNGDNPYNTHEEHIEASFPSDIEAMGTPSGSWCQCMRRGVIAVNYELSTPSGSRCSEQNAMGKLASLGVPTWGVREVFVHGMASKKEANPLFPCGVCENMLQRVTKDVLAHYGGDITLYMFDATTPRKIVFLPIPEISNRDSANFKKFVAEDLRDS, encoded by the coding sequence ATGTCCGAAATTGCCGCACAGACGTTTTATTCAATCTCGTTTTACAAAGGATATCTCCCATTGAAGGAGGCGCAACAGGCGCAGTCCTACGTCGTACTTGCCCTCACCGCAGAGGACTCGACACTGCTCTACGCCGATGATGCGTTTGCCACTTGCTCGATAGGGAGTGCGCAGGTGGCTGCCGAGGCACCGTCTCCGGCGCCAGAAGGCACCGTTACACCCGAGAACATTGAGTTGGGTCACCACACTTCTCTGTTGAGTTCAGGGACTGTAccgtcaccatcaccgccattCATCTCGCCGATGACGTACAGTCCCTACCCCCCAAACGAGAACTGCCGCGCGTCGCCGCCCATGCTCAGCGGTAGCATTAGCTTTTCAGGCATCCACAATGAAGCGAGCGGGACAGCCGGCCACGACTGTGGCGTGTCGTTTTACCTCTTCCATAAGCGCGACGTACAACCACCGCCGATCCGGTACTATGTTTCCCCCAAGAAGGTGCATCGCTGTTTCCTTGGGTGCGAGAGATCAGGCTGCTCGTGCAACCGAATCCACTTCAGGCCCGGTGTGTGGCGCATGCGTCTGGAAACATTGCCGAGGCTACCGCTGACAGTCGCACGCGCCGGGCAGAACGTCCGTGTAGCGCAGAACCATATACAGCCAACAGCCGGATACTTTTTCTCTCTAGGACTTAAGGCGGCCAAGGTGCTGCCTGCTGTGGTGCCGACAATGTGCCGCTTCAACAAAGCATGCCGCAACGGGATCAGCTGCCTGTATATACACACCGACCAGACGGTGACACCAAAGCAGACGCAGACGTCAGGGATTAGCCTATGTGAGTGGAGTCGGCACGTGATGGATGTCGCTCTGTCACAGAAGGAGGCGGGACGATTCTTCGAGTTCCTCGACGAGCAAGGTGTGCATACCGTAGGTGACATGCAGGTACTGGGCAACGTCGCCTTCGATTCACTGGCCGCCAGAGTCCCGCCACAGTGGGCTGAAGCTTTTTTGACGCTCTCGGTGCTGCGTGACTTGGACACGAAGATGCCTCTGCAGAGTGCGCTGATGGCGTTCCCGCGCATCGAGGCGCCTGTGGAGCTCCCGGTGTATTTGAATACGGTCGGTGACCTCCTCAACTTGACCGCGTCTGCCTTTGTGCAGCTCCCGGTTGCCCCCTTTGTGATGGATGTGTGCTCACTGATTCGCGCCCGCTACGGCACCGACGAGGCCTTTAACATCATCGACCTGAAGAAGGAACATCCCAACAGTTTCTTCAGCAATGCAACGCGCATGATTCAGCACTTCTGCCGTACGCGTGcgcactgcagctggcgcaagCACGATCCGACACGCCCGGTGGTCACATCGGTGCTCACCTTTGTAGACGTTAACAGGTGCCACTGTCACCGCAACGGCGACAACCCATACAACACCCACGAAGAGCATATTGAGGCATCTTTTCCGTCGGACATTGAAGCGATGGGCACGCCGAGCGGCTCGTGGTGCCAGTGTATGCGGCGAGGCGTAATAGCGGTGAATTACGAGCTGAGTACGCCGAGCGGGTCGCGCTGCTCCGAGCAGAATGCGATGGGAAAGCTCGCCTCGCTAGGTGTACCCACTTGGGGCGTGCGCGAGGTATTTGTGCATGGCATGGCCTCCAAGAAGGAGGCGAACCCGCTCTTCCCATGCGGCGTATGCGAGAACATGCTGCAGAGAGTTACAAAGGATGTTCTCGCCCACTACGGTGGCGACATCACACTGTACATGTTTGACGCGACGACCCCGCGCAAAATTGTGTTTCTGCCAATCCCCGAAATCTCCAACCGTGACAGTGCGAACTTCAAAAAATTTGTTGCTGAGGACCTACGCGACAGTTAG
- a CDS encoding hypothetical protein (TriTrypDB/GeneDB-style sysID: LpmP.35.6110): MTEPGHSSSSSSSSDALRFHAAHRTEVATKLLVDLVPHQAVVRSDSSSSPDAGQTTLEAFMNSNEEDAVSFIASFLHLTHNDRVTALAKLEGYEESPSAVDAAAGNAVPRACKSGAPSADLRQPLQQHELLAAQRALAERHTAHVQEKYAKLLSLARPTHRYESELQSLDKAVSPASVGVSYAAVCVAEKEGLETIQLEDGTRTGNLVAFLDKGMTEVLTNFDNFFEMDAPPPRALFGVPEEPRGDLPTPSSQLPLPTLDEILTVDAEEVEEPATSLSGQSRLSPTPCARDTGVTSDALEERSPSGRESCASSMTSAEESVALPGLQDSCVNLGTPDKTFRETYNADFLAQLQEVFSEEDNYVQSFALDPFFNYDADLLGEAFRAGAAWRQD, from the coding sequence ATGACGGAGCCtgggcacagcagcagcagcagcagcagtagcgatGCTTTGCGCTTCCACGCAGCACATCGCACCGAAGTTGCTACTAAGCTTTTAGTTGACCTGGTGCCGCACCAGGCGGTAGTGCGCTCTGATTCATCGTCAAGTCCTGATGCAGGGCAGACCACCCTGGAGGCTTTCATGAATAGCAATGAAGAGGACGCGGTGAGCTTCATCGCAAGCTTTTTGCATCTTACCCATAATGATAGGGTGACCGCGCTGGCAAAGCTCGAGGGCTATGAGGAGTCCCCATCTGCTGttgacgcagcggcaggcaaTGCGGTGCCGCGGGCATGCAAGTCAGGTGCCCCATCTGCCGACCTGCGCCAacctctgcagcagcacgaacTGCTAGCAGCGCAACGCGCACTGGCTGAGCGCCACACCGCCCACGTCCAGGAAAAGTATGCTAAGCTGCTGTCCTTGGCGCGTCCCACACATCGATACGAAAGCGAACTTCAGTCTTTGGACAAGGCAGTATCACCGGCATCTGTCGGCGTATCGTATGCTGCGGTCTGTGTCGCCGAAAAGGAGGGTCTGGAAACGATTCAGTTGGAGGATGGCACGCGCACTGGCAATCTTGTCGCATTCCTCGACAAGGGTATGACGGAAGTTCTCACCAACTTCGACAACTTCTTCGAGATGGACGCTCCCCCACCCCGTGCTCTATTCGGCGTACCCGAAGAACCGCGAGGCGATCTACCGACCCCGTCTTCACAGCTCCCTCTTCCGACGCTAGACGAAATACTTACCGTAGAtgccgaggaggtggaggagccggctacgtctctctctgggcAATCCCGCTTATCGCCGACGCCGTGCGCTAGGGACACTGGTGTTACCTCTGATGCGTTGGAAGAGCGGTCTCCGAGTGGACGTGAAAGCTGTGCCTCAAGCATGACTTCAGCTGAGGAGAGTGTTGCGCTGCCGGGGCTGCAGGATTCGTGTGTGAACTTGGGCACACCTGACAAAACCTTTCGAGAGACCTACAACGCCGACTTTTTAGCCCAGCTTCAGGAGGTCTTTTCGGAAGAAGATAACTATGTGCAGTCCTTTGCCTTGGATCCCTTCTTCAACTACGACGCCGACCTCCTCGGAGAGGCATTTCGTGCCGGAGCTGCATGGCGGCAAGATTGA
- a CDS encoding glycerophosphoryl diester phosphodiesterase, putative (TriTrypDB/GeneDB-style sysID: LpmP.35.6120), translating to MLSASTVCQPLFQHTALAQKNQVNDKSLNQRFIRDFMNPRPHLRISLHSPDSNLPVCVACHRGDWRNYVENTLEAVESCIQMGADIVEVDVWRTSDGVLILMHDETLDRTTNGTGRVCDHTLAEVRALRLKDGLGNMTEFTVPTVEEVLLLAKDRVILNLDKADVYLDELYPLLVKTGMVEQTILKSEISFEDLCKRYSVDLLNSVIFMPIVSVTDTTTYESIDRVFATNHDLYEVNFENENTDMLHYIRKLAKSSGAALWINTIWPTTCGGYSDDHALRDKDANWGYVVDHIGAGIIQTDRPAMLLAYLQGRDS from the coding sequence ATGCTGTCAGCGTCAACCGTGTGTCAGCCATTGTTTCAGCACACCGCCCTCGCACAGAAGAACCAGGTCAACGACAAGTCGCTCAACCAACGGTTTATCCGAGATTTCATGAACCCACGCCCTCACCTACGCATCTCGCTGCACTCCCCCGACTCCAATTTACCGGTCTGTGTCGCCTGCCACCGCGGTGACTGGCGTAACTACGTCGAGAACACGCTCGAAGCTGTGGAAAGCTGCATTCAGATGGGAGCAGACATTGTCGAAGTCGATGTCTGGCGCACGAGCGACGGCGTGCTTATCCTCATGCATGATGAGACGCTCGATCGTACAACAAACGGTACGGGTAGAGTTTGCGATCACACCCTCGCTGAGGTGCGTGCGTTGCGTCTGAAGGACGGGCTGGGGAACATGACCGAGTTCACGGTTccgacggtggaggaggtgctgctgctggcgaaggaCCGCGTCATCCTCAACCTGGACAAGGCCGACGTGTACCTGGATGAGCTCTACCCACTGCTTGTGAAGACAGGGATGGTGGAGCAGACGATACTAAAGTCGGAGATCTCCTTCGAGGACTTGTGCAAGAGGTACTCGGTGGATCTGCTCAACAGCGTTATTTTCATGCCTATCGTGAGTGTTACGGATACGACAACCTACGAGAGTATCGACCGCGTCTTTGCCACCAATCACGACCTGTACGAGGTGAATTTTGAAAATGAAAATACTGATATGCTGCACTACATTCGAAAACTCGCCAAGAGTTCCggggcggcgctgtggaTTAACACCATCTGGCCGACAACCTGCGGCGGCTACAGCGATGATCACGCTCTGCGCGACAAGGACGCCAACTGGGGCTACGTGGTGGACCACATTGGCGCCGGCATCATACAGACAGATCGACCTGCGATGCTGCTCGCGTACCTTCAAGGGCGTGACTCTTAG